The Candidatus Krumholzibacteriia bacterium genome includes the window GGCAGCGACGGCGAGTCGGCGGCTCCAGAGGACGTCGTCGTCTCCCTCGAAGTCGGTCACGATACCCCCCGCCTCACGCAGGATCAGCGCGCCGGCCGCCAGGTCCCAGGGCTTCAACGCGAACTCCCAGTAGCCGTCGAGCCGGCCGGCCGCCACGTAGCACAGGTCGAGTGCGGCCGAGCCCGCGCGACGCACGCCCCGGCAACGGGCCAGGGCCTGCGCCGTGATCGCCAGGTTCAGACGCGCGGTCGCGCCGCGCTCGTAGGGAAAGCCCGTGGCCAGGAGCGCCTCCTCCAGACGATCGCAGTTCGACGCGCGCAGCACGACCGGCGGCAGTCCGCGCAGGGGTCGTTCCAGTGTGGCCCCCGCACCGGTGGCGGCGGCGAAGAGTTCGTCGAGAGCGGGTGCGTACACCACACCGGCTCCACCATCGGCGTCGCTCCGCGCGATCGACACGCAGTAGAAGGGATGGCCGTGCACGTAGTTCGTCGTCCCGTCGATGGGATCGACGTACCACACGGGCTCGTGACCGCCCGTCCGGCTGTCCTGCCGCCCTTCCTCGCCGACCACGGGCTCGCCGGGAAACCGACGCGCGATCTCGGTCACCAGCCACTCCTGGACCTCGCGGTCGACCCGCGTCACCAGATCCACGCGTCCCTTGTGTTCCACCTCGCGGTTGTGGCCGCCGTCGAGGGCCTCGAGCATCTGGGCTCCGGCCTGCAGGGCCAGGGTGCGCAGGTGCACCCGCGCGTCGGCGTGGTCCATGGAGATCTCCGGGGTTTCGAGCGGGAGCGTTACACTAGCGGTGGTCGGTGGCGAGTGGCAAGGCGTCGACGGACACCAGGGTCCATTCCCCCGCGACGACCCGGTCGCTCAGGACCCATTCCACACCGTGCGCGCGCAGGGCGTCGCGACACCGCGCGGTGATGGGTGCGCAGCACGCGTTTCGCAGGGCCTCGATCGACGGTGGGACGAATCCACTCGCACCACCGGCCACCGG containing:
- a CDS encoding inositol monophosphatase family protein; translation: MDHADARVHLRTLALQAGAQMLEALDGGHNREVEHKGRVDLVTRVDREVQEWLVTEIARRFPGEPVVGEEGRQDSRTGGHEPVWYVDPIDGTTNYVHGHPFYCVSIARSDADGGAGVVYAPALDELFAAATGAGATLERPLRGLPPVVLRASNCDRLEEALLATGFPYERGATARLNLAITAQALARCRGVRRAGSAALDLCYVAAGRLDGYWEFALKPWDLAAGALILREAGGIVTDFEGDDDVLWSRRLAVAAPALHADLLAMIERAHTAPELDVLAPPLSAPVPRRGPLPSEDTA